The Streptomyces nitrosporeus genome includes a window with the following:
- a CDS encoding GNAT family N-acetyltransferase: MTTTLRPAGPAEEGADGARTRTYEVCDNGRPVGAVEIGTDPRFGSSAAVLRSLRIDEGDRRRGRGTIAALAAEEVLRGWGCTRISLVVPEGNEAATAFATALGYTPRSRNMAKSLQAPAPALPDGVTERPMTEQEYAAWASTSVEEYARSWIERDVPEDQARLKAERDHATGLPDGLATEGMHFHVLVRGDDVLGHVWVARHSAAPHDAPIGYVFDVEVREEVRGHGYGRALMHLAEDLTLRAGLGRLGLHVFETNTPALRLYESLGYTTTQYNLAKAL, translated from the coding sequence ATGACCACCACACTGCGGCCGGCCGGGCCGGCCGAAGAAGGCGCGGACGGCGCACGGACACGTACCTACGAGGTGTGCGACAACGGCCGCCCGGTCGGTGCCGTCGAGATCGGCACCGACCCGCGCTTCGGATCCTCGGCGGCCGTGCTGCGCTCCCTGCGCATCGACGAGGGCGACCGCAGGCGCGGCCGCGGCACGATCGCCGCCCTCGCTGCCGAAGAGGTGCTCCGCGGCTGGGGCTGCACCCGGATCAGCCTCGTCGTCCCCGAGGGGAACGAGGCCGCCACCGCCTTCGCCACCGCCCTCGGCTACACCCCGCGCAGCCGCAACATGGCCAAGTCCCTCCAGGCCCCCGCCCCCGCCCTCCCCGACGGGGTCACCGAGCGCCCCATGACGGAACAGGAGTACGCGGCCTGGGCGAGCACCTCCGTCGAGGAGTACGCGCGCAGCTGGATCGAGCGGGACGTCCCCGAGGACCAGGCCCGCCTCAAGGCCGAACGCGACCACGCCACCGGACTGCCCGACGGCCTGGCCACCGAGGGCATGCACTTCCACGTCCTCGTCCGCGGGGACGACGTCCTCGGCCACGTCTGGGTGGCGCGGCACAGCGCTGCCCCGCACGACGCGCCGATCGGCTACGTCTTCGACGTCGAGGTCCGCGAGGAGGTGCGGGGACACGGCTACGGCCGCGCGCTGATGCACCTCGCCGAGGACCTCACCCTGCGCGCCGGACTCGGCCGGCTCGGCCTGCACGTCTTCGAGACCAACACCCCCGCCCTCCGGCTGTACGAGTCGCTGGGCTACACCACCACGCAGTACAACCTGGCCAAGGCGCTCTGA
- a CDS encoding DsbA family protein yields MSDSTSAAPVVLDAWFDLECPDCHQALTDVHALRARYGDRLEIRLRHFPLEKHKHAYAAAQAAEEAVAQGLGWPYAEAVLARTAGLARGGEPVLLEVARRLGLDAEEFDTALIDGRHLLIVDADQAEGKAIGVTGTPTYVIGDQRLDGGKSQEGLRARIEEIADRLLADRD; encoded by the coding sequence ATGAGCGATTCCACCTCCGCGGCACCGGTCGTCCTCGACGCCTGGTTCGACCTCGAATGTCCCGACTGCCACCAGGCCCTGACCGATGTCCACGCGCTGCGCGCGCGTTACGGGGACCGTCTGGAGATCCGGCTGCGCCACTTCCCGCTGGAGAAGCACAAGCACGCCTACGCGGCGGCGCAGGCGGCCGAGGAGGCCGTGGCGCAGGGCCTGGGGTGGCCGTACGCCGAGGCGGTACTGGCGCGCACCGCCGGTCTGGCCCGCGGGGGCGAGCCGGTACTGCTGGAGGTGGCCCGCAGGCTCGGACTGGACGCCGAGGAGTTCGACACGGCCCTGATCGACGGCCGGCACCTGCTGATCGTCGACGCGGACCAGGCCGAGGGGAAGGCCATCGGCGTCACGGGGACGCCTACGTACGTCATCGGTGACCAGCGGCTGGACGGCGGGAAGAGCCAGGAGGGCCTGCGCGCCCGGATCGAGGAGATCGCCGACCGGCTGCTGGCGGACCGGGACTGA
- a CDS encoding LacI family DNA-binding transcriptional regulator: MGRVAGIKDVARRAGVSVGTVSNVINRPEAVLPDTRARVLTAIEELGYVRSESARQLRAGRSRIMALLVLDMGNPFFVDIARGAERAARDAGLGVMVCNSDQSQEEEAEYLGLFAEQRVCGVLITPADATGGTLEAFGRHRIPYVLVDRVAAGPDTCAVCVDDVRGGMLAVRHLVAAGHRTVAYVSGPGDLYQIRDRRQGALQALAEAGLGPGALVEISGGRLDVAAGRDAGARLLGLVPRPTAVFCANDLLALGVLQSLYAAGVRVPQDIAIVGYDDIEFAAAAAVPLTSVRQPATAMGRMAAEMLLEEADDPDGSHRHRNVVLQPELVVRASSAAPR, from the coding sequence GTGGGGCGTGTGGCAGGGATCAAGGACGTGGCGCGGCGGGCCGGTGTCTCGGTGGGCACCGTCTCCAATGTGATCAACCGCCCGGAGGCGGTGCTTCCGGACACCCGGGCCCGTGTCCTCACGGCGATCGAGGAGCTCGGTTACGTACGCAGCGAATCGGCCCGCCAGCTGCGGGCGGGCCGCAGCCGCATCATGGCGCTGCTCGTCCTCGACATGGGCAACCCCTTCTTCGTGGACATCGCCCGCGGCGCCGAACGCGCGGCCCGGGACGCCGGTCTCGGCGTCATGGTCTGCAACAGCGACCAGAGCCAGGAGGAGGAGGCCGAGTACCTCGGACTCTTCGCCGAGCAGCGCGTCTGCGGCGTCCTCATCACCCCGGCCGACGCCACCGGCGGCACCCTGGAGGCGTTCGGCCGCCACCGCATCCCCTATGTGCTGGTCGACCGGGTGGCGGCGGGTCCGGACACCTGCGCGGTGTGCGTGGACGACGTCCGCGGCGGCATGCTCGCCGTGCGGCACCTGGTCGCGGCGGGCCACCGGACCGTCGCCTACGTGAGCGGGCCGGGGGACCTGTACCAGATCAGGGACCGCCGTCAGGGAGCCCTCCAGGCGCTGGCGGAAGCCGGTCTCGGGCCCGGGGCGCTGGTGGAGATCTCCGGCGGCCGGCTGGACGTGGCGGCCGGCCGGGACGCCGGCGCCCGGCTGCTCGGTCTCGTCCCGCGGCCCACCGCGGTGTTCTGCGCCAACGACCTGCTGGCGCTCGGGGTCCTGCAGTCGCTGTACGCCGCGGGCGTCCGGGTGCCGCAGGACATCGCCATCGTCGGGTACGACGACATCGAGTTCGCCGCCGCCGCGGCCGTCCCCCTGACGTCCGTGCGGCAGCCCGCCACGGCCATGGGCAGGATGGCGGCCGAGATGCTCCTGGAGGAGGCGGACGACCCCGACGGCAGCCACCGCCACCGCAACGTGGTCCTCCAGCCCGAACTCGTCGTACGTGCCTCCAGCGCCGCCCCGCGCTGA
- a CDS encoding CGNR zinc finger domain-containing protein: MLIPHDTRIALDTVVDLVNTAPESGRDDGLADVEALYGFAERHHISGVGVLDEKDLRAVHAVRERFAEIFAAPDARTAAELVNRLVAAAGTTPQLTDHDGYDWHVHYFAPDASVSDHLAADCGMALAFIVVAGEQERLRRCEAPDCRYAFADLSRNRSRRYCSSRTCGNRLHVAAYRARRREAAG; the protein is encoded by the coding sequence GTGCTGATCCCACACGACACCCGGATCGCCCTCGACACGGTGGTGGATCTGGTGAACACCGCGCCGGAGAGCGGGCGCGACGACGGGCTCGCGGACGTCGAGGCGCTCTACGGCTTCGCCGAGCGGCACCACATCAGCGGCGTGGGGGTGCTCGACGAGAAGGACCTGCGCGCGGTGCACGCGGTGCGCGAGCGGTTCGCGGAGATATTCGCCGCGCCCGACGCGCGCACCGCGGCGGAACTCGTCAACCGGCTGGTGGCGGCGGCCGGCACCACGCCGCAGCTCACCGACCACGACGGGTACGACTGGCACGTGCACTACTTCGCGCCGGACGCGTCGGTCTCCGACCACCTCGCCGCCGACTGCGGCATGGCCCTGGCCTTCATCGTCGTGGCCGGGGAGCAGGAGCGGCTGCGCCGGTGCGAGGCGCCGGACTGCCGGTACGCGTTCGCCGACCTGTCCCGCAACCGCTCGCGCCGTTACTGCTCCAGCCGCACCTGCGGTAACCGCCTGCACGTCGCGGCGTACCGGGCCAGGCGCCGGGAGGCGGCGGGCTGA
- a CDS encoding SsgA family sporulation/cell division regulator, with product MNTTVSCELHLRLVVSSESSLPVPAGLRYDTADPYAVHATFHTGAEETVEWVFARDLLAEGLHRPTGTGDVRVWPSRSHGQGVVCIALSSPEGEALLEAPARALESFLKRTDAAVPPGTEHRHFDLDTELSHILAES from the coding sequence ATGAACACCACGGTCAGCTGCGAGCTGCACCTGCGCCTCGTTGTGTCGAGCGAGTCCTCACTGCCTGTACCTGCGGGCCTGCGGTATGACACGGCCGATCCCTATGCCGTGCACGCCACCTTCCACACCGGAGCGGAGGAGACGGTCGAGTGGGTTTTCGCCCGTGACCTCCTCGCCGAGGGGCTGCACAGGCCCACCGGCACCGGAGACGTCCGCGTCTGGCCATCCCGTAGCCACGGTCAGGGCGTCGTCTGTATCGCGCTGAGCTCCCCGGAGGGCGAAGCACTGCTGGAAGCCCCGGCGCGGGCCCTGGAGTCGTTCCTGAAGAGGACCGACGCCGCGGTTCCGCCCGGTACCGAGCACCGTCACTTCGACCTCGATACGGAGCTCTCACACATCCTGGCCGAGAGCTGA
- a CDS encoding TIGR02611 family protein, which yields MNAESDERKKEAAAPAASGSAAGDGRTADGKPEERELGSRAPAYIRSSRVLLVSWQVGIFVVGLAVVAAGAAMLVLPGPGWLVIFGGMAIWATEFVWAQLVLRWTKRKVTEAAQRALDPKVRRRNIILTTLGLVIIAVLVGVYVWKFGIVMPWKIDQ from the coding sequence ATGAACGCGGAGAGTGACGAGCGGAAGAAGGAGGCCGCCGCGCCGGCGGCCTCGGGATCCGCTGCGGGGGACGGGCGGACGGCGGACGGGAAGCCGGAGGAGCGGGAGCTGGGATCGCGGGCGCCCGCGTACATCCGCTCCTCGCGGGTGCTGCTGGTGAGCTGGCAGGTGGGGATCTTCGTCGTGGGCCTGGCGGTCGTCGCCGCCGGTGCCGCGATGCTGGTCCTGCCCGGACCGGGCTGGCTGGTGATCTTCGGAGGGATGGCGATCTGGGCGACGGAGTTCGTCTGGGCGCAGCTGGTCCTGCGCTGGACCAAGCGCAAGGTCACCGAGGCCGCCCAGCGGGCTCTCGACCCCAAGGTGCGGCGCCGCAACATCATCCTGACCACCCTCGGACTCGTGATCATCGCCGTGCTGGTGGGGGTCTACGTCTGGAAGTTCGGCATAGTCATGCCGTGGAAGATCGATCAGTGA
- a CDS encoding ABC transporter substrate-binding protein, with protein MSRNNGIDRRQMLKLAGLSAAGLGLTAAGCGSGSSGSGGTVTIRHSWWGADDRAKKVQQCVTLFEKKHPKIKVKTDFQQYADFWKKFNTQAAGGNPPDVIQNAVTFLRKYEAKNVLLDLKPQAEKGNLDLTGFRAGLEKFAEIDGRLFGVPVGSNSMALVIDEKVYEKAGVAPGAGWTWDDWYAGMQKIKNGQGIAGDAGPHGVMYLYDLMLRQNGKAFFTEDGMGFGEAELLPYWTEALARVKSGVYADPKKVEQIKPASATAKGLSAGEFTWDNFSVRYSAEGKSSYGLAPIPTTDGKRTGQYLGSLMLSGSARTKHPAEVATFISFMTHDPEVARIMGYDRGVPATTAQFEAYEPADAPNKAIGAYETAIADAGVLEPITPHPAGADVIEAAFLRIGTDLSLGKSSPEESVKQFFSEAKTALASN; from the coding sequence ATGTCTCGGAACAACGGCATCGACCGGCGGCAGATGCTGAAGCTGGCCGGTCTCTCGGCGGCCGGGCTCGGACTGACGGCGGCCGGGTGCGGCTCGGGGAGCAGCGGTTCCGGGGGCACGGTCACCATCCGGCACTCCTGGTGGGGCGCCGACGACCGGGCGAAGAAGGTCCAGCAGTGCGTGACCCTCTTCGAGAAGAAGCACCCGAAGATCAAGGTGAAGACGGACTTCCAGCAGTACGCGGACTTCTGGAAGAAGTTCAACACCCAGGCGGCAGGCGGCAACCCGCCCGACGTCATCCAGAACGCCGTGACCTTCCTGCGCAAGTACGAGGCCAAGAACGTGCTCCTCGACCTCAAGCCCCAGGCGGAGAAGGGGAACCTGGACCTCACCGGCTTCCGCGCCGGGCTGGAGAAGTTCGCGGAGATCGACGGCAGGCTGTTCGGGGTGCCGGTCGGCAGCAACTCGATGGCCCTGGTCATCGACGAGAAGGTCTACGAGAAGGCGGGCGTCGCCCCCGGGGCCGGCTGGACCTGGGACGACTGGTACGCGGGCATGCAGAAGATCAAGAACGGCCAGGGCATCGCCGGCGACGCGGGACCGCACGGGGTGATGTACCTCTACGACCTGATGCTCCGCCAGAACGGCAAGGCGTTCTTCACCGAGGACGGCATGGGCTTCGGCGAGGCCGAACTGCTGCCGTACTGGACCGAGGCCCTGGCGCGGGTGAAGTCGGGCGTCTACGCCGACCCCAAGAAGGTCGAGCAGATCAAGCCCGCCTCCGCGACCGCCAAGGGGCTCTCCGCGGGGGAGTTCACCTGGGACAACTTCTCCGTGCGCTACAGCGCCGAGGGCAAGAGCAGTTACGGCCTGGCGCCGATCCCCACCACCGACGGCAAGAGGACCGGCCAGTACCTGGGCTCGCTGATGCTCAGCGGGTCGGCCCGCACCAAGCACCCGGCCGAGGTCGCCACCTTCATCAGCTTCATGACCCACGACCCCGAGGTCGCCCGCATCATGGGCTACGACCGCGGCGTACCCGCCACCACCGCCCAGTTCGAGGCGTACGAGCCCGCCGACGCCCCCAACAAGGCGATCGGCGCCTACGAGACCGCCATCGCGGACGCGGGGGTCCTGGAGCCCATCACCCCGCACCCGGCGGGCGCCGACGTCATCGAGGCCGCCTTCCTGCGCATAGGCACCGACCTGTCCCTGGGCAAGAGCTCGCCGGAGGAGTCCGTGAAGCAGTTCTTCTCCGAGGCGAAGACCGCCCTCGCCTCGAACTGA
- a CDS encoding carbohydrate ABC transporter permease, with amino-acid sequence MQTSPGARAPEAGGPVGKRNGPGGSGPPAGAPKRPGGRENLTGYLFMSPWIAGFLFLVAGPMVFSLYLSFTEYNLFDAPRWVGLQNFTDMFADPRWRQSVEVTSWYVLIGTPVKLAAALAVAMLLAQKRWGQSFYRAAFYAPSLIGASVSAAIVWRALFSDDALVDRTQKVFGIEVGGWIGDPEMIIYALVALTVWQFGAPMVIFLAGLKQVPRELYEAAEVDGAGRWRRFFHITLPMISPVLFFNVLLETIHSFQVFGSAYIVSNATCGPADATLVYTCYLYEQGFVNSRMGFASAMGWLLLVAVGLVTAVLFWSQKRWVHYEEGGR; translated from the coding sequence ATCCAGACCTCCCCGGGCGCGCGCGCCCCGGAGGCCGGCGGCCCCGTCGGCAAGCGGAACGGCCCCGGGGGGAGCGGGCCCCCGGCCGGCGCGCCGAAGCGGCCCGGGGGCCGGGAGAACCTGACCGGCTACCTGTTCATGTCGCCCTGGATCGCCGGCTTCCTGTTCCTGGTCGCCGGGCCCATGGTGTTCTCGCTGTACCTCTCGTTCACCGAGTACAACCTGTTCGACGCGCCCCGCTGGGTCGGCCTGCAAAACTTCACCGACATGTTCGCGGACCCCCGCTGGCGCCAGTCGGTCGAGGTCACCTCCTGGTACGTGCTGATCGGCACCCCGGTCAAGCTCGCCGCCGCGCTCGCCGTCGCCATGCTGCTGGCGCAGAAGCGGTGGGGCCAGTCCTTCTACCGGGCGGCCTTCTACGCCCCCTCGCTGATCGGCGCGAGCGTGTCGGCGGCCATCGTCTGGCGGGCGCTGTTCTCGGACGACGCCCTCGTCGACCGTACGCAGAAGGTGTTCGGCATCGAGGTGGGCGGCTGGATCGGCGACCCCGAGATGATCATCTACGCGCTGGTCGCGCTGACCGTCTGGCAGTTCGGCGCACCGATGGTGATCTTCCTGGCCGGCCTCAAACAGGTGCCGCGCGAGCTGTACGAGGCGGCCGAGGTGGACGGGGCCGGCCGCTGGCGCCGGTTCTTCCACATCACCCTGCCGATGATCTCGCCGGTGCTGTTCTTCAACGTCCTGCTGGAGACCATCCACTCCTTCCAGGTCTTCGGCTCCGCCTACATCGTCTCCAACGCCACTTGCGGGCCCGCCGACGCCACGCTCGTCTACACCTGTTACCTGTATGAACAGGGCTTCGTGAACAGCCGCATGGGCTTCGCCTCCGCCATGGGATGGCTGCTGCTCGTCGCCGTGGGCCTGGTCACCGCCGTCCTGTTCTGGTCCCAGAAGCGCTGGGTGCACTACGAGGAGGGCGGCCGATGA
- a CDS encoding carbohydrate ABC transporter permease has protein sequence MSLLTAAVRRRGPGALAWHLGALVLLAVVLYPVVWTIGASFKPSADIIGALDLFPADPVTDNYTRLTEGIADIPISTFFLNSAYIAVGSVIGVVLSCSLTAYAFAKVRFAGRNAMFAVMIGTLLLPYHVLIIPQYVMFQKLELINTFTPLLIGKYLATDAFFVFLMVQFMRGLPRELDEAARLDGCGHLRIYWSIVMPLCRPALITSAIFTFINAWNDFMGPLLYLNEPDKYTVSMGLKMFIDQDAVADYGGMIAMSLVALLPVLAFFLAFQRYLIDGMATSGLKG, from the coding sequence ATGAGCCTCCTGACAGCAGCCGTACGACGCCGCGGGCCGGGCGCCCTGGCCTGGCACCTCGGCGCGCTCGTGCTCCTCGCCGTGGTGCTCTACCCCGTGGTGTGGACCATCGGGGCGTCCTTCAAGCCGAGCGCGGACATCATCGGCGCGCTCGACCTGTTCCCCGCCGACCCGGTCACGGACAACTACACCCGCCTGACCGAAGGCATCGCGGACATCCCGATCTCCACCTTCTTCCTGAACTCGGCCTACATCGCCGTCGGTTCGGTCATCGGTGTGGTGCTGTCCTGCTCGCTGACGGCGTACGCCTTCGCCAAGGTCCGCTTCGCCGGCCGCAACGCCATGTTCGCCGTCATGATCGGCACCCTGCTGCTGCCGTACCACGTGCTGATCATCCCGCAGTACGTGATGTTCCAGAAGCTGGAACTGATCAACACCTTCACCCCGCTGCTCATCGGCAAGTACCTCGCCACCGACGCCTTCTTCGTCTTCCTGATGGTGCAGTTCATGCGGGGCCTGCCCAGGGAACTCGACGAGGCCGCCCGGCTCGACGGCTGCGGGCACCTGCGGATCTACTGGTCCATCGTCATGCCGCTCTGCCGGCCCGCGCTCATCACCAGTGCGATCTTCACCTTCATCAACGCCTGGAACGACTTCATGGGCCCGCTGCTCTACCTCAACGAGCCGGACAAGTACACCGTCTCGATGGGGCTCAAGATGTTCATCGACCAGGACGCCGTGGCCGACTACGGCGGCATGATCGCCATGTCGCTCGTCGCCCTGCTGCCGGTGCTGGCCTTCTTCCTGGCCTTCCAGCGCTACCTGATCGACGGCATGGCCACCTCCGGCCTGAAGGGCTGA
- a CDS encoding Tat pathway signal sequence domain protein — MSRMPRRTLLKAAAAAGAAAQLGWTAGAATATAAPGTPETAEPVTLTWLESGGLGAAPGTTLGVPWPQGRHPGDQTFALATEDGEDVPVQTWPIGYWPDGSLKWTAHAVGPEVTAEKFTLTPGAAAAPANKVTAVRKGGTVTVSTGVITAKLGTGGSALVRTVTRGSTEIARDGRLVLLRQDEIEDGDQGAWKHERFESVVEETVIEQDGPVRAVVRIDGRHRKGSRSWMPFSVRLYFYAGADSFRMVHTVTYDGTQEPGKASGDFVRGLGVRFTVPLRDAAYDRHIRIGGDGTGLLREAVKGITGLRRDPGAAVREAQFAGKRLPDPATWDQRVTTRLRYIPEWGDYTLSQLSADGFTLRKRTGKGHGWIGAGGGRRASGFGYVGGPSGGFSFGLRDFWEKHPAQLDIRGAHTDEAEVTLWLWSPEAQPMDLRFYHDGMGQDTYPEQVEGLNITYEDYEPGFGTPYGIARTSELLFWANGATPAPETLARQAEAVRTPPQLAAPPRQLIKARVFGGLFSEPDRSTAAKSRIEDHLDFLFTYYKDQVEMRRWYGFWDYGDIMHTYDPTRHQWCYDVGGYAWDNSELSPDLWLWYAYMRSGRADIYRFAEAMTRHTGEVDVYHLGTWAGLGTRHGVQHYADSAKQQRIANTTYRRMFYFLTADERVGDLMRANVDSDETFLALDPLRKIRTEPYTPDRNALSIGFGTDWSGLVSAWLTEWERRGPQWEKARDRVLSTMETIAAQPNGFVQGTALYDLDTGRFAVAGKPEVGVSHLSAMFGLVELNAELIDMIDMPAFKAAWIDYCRYYNATKAEQAARYGSHFGTLLLFQGHSRQDAYAAVQTGDVTLATRAWKQFYGSADAWDYKEGTDWSIKEIDGPTALVQGGEAAWVSTNSTALYGLAAIQNLALVGDRMPS; from the coding sequence ATGTCCAGGATGCCCCGCAGAACCCTCCTGAAGGCAGCGGCGGCGGCCGGCGCCGCCGCGCAGCTCGGCTGGACCGCCGGCGCCGCCACGGCCACCGCCGCCCCCGGCACGCCGGAGACCGCGGAACCCGTGACCCTCACCTGGCTGGAGTCCGGCGGACTCGGCGCCGCCCCCGGCACCACCCTCGGAGTGCCCTGGCCCCAGGGGCGGCACCCGGGCGACCAGACCTTCGCGCTGGCCACCGAGGACGGCGAGGACGTCCCCGTGCAGACCTGGCCCATCGGCTACTGGCCGGACGGCTCGCTCAAATGGACCGCGCACGCCGTCGGGCCCGAGGTCACCGCCGAGAAGTTCACCCTCACCCCGGGCGCCGCCGCCGCCCCGGCGAACAAGGTCACGGCCGTCCGCAAGGGCGGCACCGTCACCGTCTCCACCGGAGTGATCACCGCGAAGCTGGGCACCGGCGGCTCCGCCCTCGTCAGGACCGTCACCCGCGGCTCCACCGAGATCGCCCGCGACGGCCGGCTCGTCCTGCTCCGCCAGGACGAGATCGAGGACGGCGACCAGGGCGCCTGGAAACACGAGCGGTTCGAGAGCGTCGTCGAGGAGACCGTGATCGAACAGGACGGGCCCGTCCGCGCCGTCGTCCGCATCGACGGCAGGCACCGCAAGGGATCGCGCTCCTGGATGCCCTTCTCCGTACGCCTCTACTTCTACGCCGGCGCCGACTCCTTCCGGATGGTGCACACCGTCACCTACGACGGCACCCAGGAACCCGGCAAGGCGAGCGGCGACTTCGTCCGCGGGCTCGGCGTCCGCTTCACCGTCCCCCTGCGCGACGCCGCCTACGACCGGCACATCCGGATCGGCGGCGACGGCACCGGGCTGCTGCGCGAAGCGGTCAAGGGCATCACCGGCCTGCGCCGCGACCCCGGCGCGGCCGTCCGCGAGGCACAGTTCGCCGGGAAGCGGCTGCCCGACCCCGCCACCTGGGATCAGCGCGTCACCACGCGCCTGCGGTACATCCCCGAATGGGGCGACTACACCCTCTCCCAGCTCTCCGCCGACGGCTTCACCCTGCGCAAGCGCACCGGGAAGGGCCACGGCTGGATCGGCGCCGGCGGCGGACGGCGGGCCTCCGGATTCGGCTACGTCGGCGGGCCCAGCGGCGGATTCTCCTTCGGGCTGCGCGACTTCTGGGAGAAGCACCCCGCCCAGCTCGACATCCGCGGCGCCCACACCGACGAGGCCGAGGTCACCCTCTGGCTCTGGTCACCCGAGGCCCAGCCCATGGACCTGCGCTTCTACCACGACGGCATGGGCCAGGACACCTACCCCGAACAGGTCGAAGGGCTCAACATCACCTACGAGGACTACGAACCCGGCTTCGGCACCCCCTACGGCATCGCCCGCACCAGTGAACTCCTCTTCTGGGCCAACGGGGCCACCCCCGCCCCCGAGACCCTCGCCCGGCAGGCCGAAGCCGTCCGTACCCCGCCCCAGCTGGCCGCCCCGCCCCGGCAGCTGATCAAGGCCAGAGTCTTCGGCGGGCTCTTCTCCGAACCCGACCGCTCCACCGCCGCCAAGTCGAGGATCGAAGACCACCTGGACTTCCTCTTCACCTATTACAAGGACCAGGTGGAGATGCGCCGCTGGTACGGCTTCTGGGACTACGGCGACATCATGCACACCTACGACCCCACCCGCCACCAGTGGTGCTACGACGTCGGCGGCTACGCCTGGGACAACTCCGAACTCTCGCCCGACCTCTGGCTCTGGTACGCCTACATGCGCTCCGGCCGCGCCGACATCTACCGCTTCGCCGAGGCGATGACCCGCCATACCGGCGAGGTCGACGTCTACCACCTCGGCACATGGGCAGGCCTCGGCACCCGGCACGGGGTCCAGCACTATGCCGACAGCGCCAAGCAGCAGCGCATCGCCAACACCACCTACCGGCGGATGTTCTACTTCCTCACCGCCGACGAACGCGTCGGCGACCTCATGCGCGCCAACGTCGACTCCGACGAGACCTTCCTCGCCCTCGACCCCCTCCGCAAGATACGCACCGAGCCCTACACCCCCGACCGCAACGCCCTCTCGATCGGCTTCGGCACCGACTGGAGCGGCCTCGTCTCCGCCTGGCTCACCGAGTGGGAACGGCGCGGCCCCCAGTGGGAGAAGGCCAGGGACCGGGTCCTGTCCACGATGGAGACCATCGCCGCCCAGCCCAACGGCTTCGTCCAGGGCACCGCCCTCTACGACCTCGACACGGGGAGGTTCGCCGTCGCCGGAAAACCCGAGGTGGGGGTCTCGCACCTGTCCGCCATGTTCGGACTGGTCGAACTCAACGCCGAACTCATCGACATGATCGACATGCCGGCGTTCAAGGCCGCCTGGATCGACTACTGCCGCTACTACAACGCCACCAAGGCCGAACAGGCCGCCCGCTACGGCTCCCACTTCGGCACCCTGCTGCTCTTCCAGGGCCACTCGCGCCAGGACGCCTACGCCGCCGTGCAGACCGGTGACGTCACCCTCGCCACCCGGGCCTGGAAGCAGTTCTACGGCAGCGCCGACGCCTGGGACTACAAGGAGGGCACCGACTGGAGCATCAAGGAGATCGACGGCCCCACCGCCCTCGTACAGGGCGGTGAAGCCGCCTGGGTCTCCACCAACTCCACCGCCCTGTACGGCCTCGCGGCCATCCAGAACCTCGCCCTCGTCGGCGACCGGATGCCCTCCTGA